The DNA segment CTTGAAATTGTCAGCGGTGCGGCTCCGCCGCCTTTCCGAATTTTCGCGGGGGGAGTTTTCCGGAAAAATGCGTTCGGACTAATTCAAGAATACTGTATATAAGCAAAGCGAAGATGACCGAAAGGAGCCAACTGCTTGGCTCCGTGCAAGAATTGATTTAGGTCAGATATTTCTGCTAGAATATATTGATGACGAGATGGCGAGCGAAATTAGGAGCTGTCTCGCAGGTAAACTTTTTGTTAAAATATAGGCCACTGCGGCAGAGACAACGCGGTATTGACCTATATTAGCTCCTCGGCTCGAGAGTATAAAAGTAATCTTTTATACTCTGCTCGCTCTACGTCGCTAATAAAAGCTATGCTTTTGGTGAGAACAAAAATAGGGAAAAGTAAGATCCATGGAACCGGCTTGTTTGCCGACGAGGATATACCTAAAGGCCTAGTCATTTGGAGATATTTTCCAAATCTGGATATTGCGTTGAGTATCAAGGAGGTTCTGAAACTGCCGGTTGTTGCTCAAAATTATATATATAAGCACGCATGGCTCAGCAAAAAACTCAATAAATATATTTTGAGTTTTGATAATGATCGATTTGCCAACCATTCAGAGGAATACAATGTCGGCGAAAAGCCCACCGACGCGGAAGACGAGCCATCCGCTATTGCGTTAAGGAGCATAAGTAAAGGGGAGGAAATAACTTTCAATTATCAAGATATTGATTCTGATCATAAAAGGAAACTTCTATCGGGAGAAAAAGATTCAAAGGAAGCAAAAATATTAAAGGCGTCTGCCGTTTTACGGTAAGGAAGAAAAACGACCATAAAACGGTCGTTTTTTGCATGGAAGCGTAGTACAATGGCAATAATGAAGAAGGTAGCAATTTTTGATGTTGACGGCACGATCTTCCGTTCCAGTCTTCTGATTGAAGTGGTGGATGTGCTTATTGAAGAAGGTTTGTTTCCTCCCGAGGCACGCAAACGCTATGATGACGAGTATAAGCGTTGGCTTGATCGCAAAGGCGACTATCAAGATTATATCGGCATGGTAGTAGGAACATTCATAGAGTATCTCAAGGGAGTACACTACGCAGATTTCATGCATGCCGCGGAAATTGTCCTCCATCGTCATCAGGATCGTGTCTATCGCTATACGCGTGATCTCGTCAAAGAACTAAAAAGAAAAAATTATTATCTGCTTGCCATATCGCAGTCTCCCAAATCAATTCTGGAAGGATTTTGTAAGGCACTTGGTTTTGATAAGGTGTACGGCCGGCTTTATGAGATCGGCGCGGAGAGCCGGTTTACCGGAAATATTATTGATGAACACTTGATCGCCAATAAGGCAAACATTGTGCGCCGCGCGGTTGAGAAAGAGGGGCTCTCACTGGAAGGATCAATCGGTGTTGGCGATACGGAAGGGGACATTCCTTTTTTAGAGCTTGTGGAGACGCCAATCTGTTTTAATCCAAACAGCGAGCTGTATCGCTACGCGCGAATCAATGGATGGAAAGTGGTTGTGGAGCGAAAGGATGTTATTTATGAGTTATAGTGTGGATATCTCTTTTTGAACATATCTCATTAATGATACAATTAAAACAAATGTCTTCGCGATTTTTTTTAGCATCCCTCATTCTCTCTGCTTTCTTTTCCCCCGCTTTCGTCGGCGCCGCCACCGTCTCCGACATTGAATTGCGTATCGCTTCGCTCCTTTCCCAACTGCAGATACTTCAGGGCGAATTACAGAATTTGAAATCAGGAGAAGCCGCACTATCCGCCACTTACGTTTCCTCGTCATCATCCATTACTCCTTTTACCACCACGCTCGGCAAGGGAAGCGAGGGAAGCGATGTCACTAAACTCCAGCAATATCTCGCGAAAGACCCCGCTCTCTATCCCGAAGGAACAATCTCCGGCTACTTTGGCTCCTTGACCGAAGCCGCCGTCAAGCGTTTTCAGCAAAAACATAACATCGTCTCTTCAGGCACGCCAACCACCACGGGTTATGGCGTACTCGGACCCAAGACGAGAACGGCACTGAATGCACTTCTTGCCACCCCAACGCCTGCCTCGACTGACGCGAGTCAAGGCGGGCCAACCTCCACCCCGTTATATACTCCCAATACTCCCAACCGCTCACCCAACCTCTCTGTCACCGGAGACCGCATCGTATTTCTTCCCAACAGCGCATCGCTCTCGGGCATTGCCACCGATGACGGAAAGCCCGCGAGTACTCTCGCATACTTCTGGAAAAAAGCTTCCGGTCCCGGTACCGTCACTTTTTCTTCTCTTACCACAAAAGACACCGCCGCTTCGTTTAGCGCACCCGGTGATTACCAGATCACCCTCACGGTTTCCGATGGCGACCTCTTTGCCACTTACACCATTGCCGTATCAGTCAAGGCGGCCGCCTTGACGCCAATACCCGTCACACCCCCCGCGACTACCACGAGTGACGCACTCACTTCGCCGTGGACGCTCACCGATATCGGAAACCCGGCTCCTCTGGGAAACATTTCATATACGAACAACATATTCACCCTGAAAGCGGGAGGTGTCGATATTTGGAATACGGCCGATCAATTTAGTTTTATCTCCCAACCTGTCACCGGCGACAAAGAGATCATCGCTCGCGTGAATTCTCTCACCAACACCGACCCATGGGCGAAAGCGGGCGTAATGATCCGCGATTCTCTTTCAGCCGGAAGCCCTCACGCCATGATGATCGTGACACCCACTTCAGGACTCGCATTCCAGAGGCGCGTGACACAGGGGGGTATTTCGTCATCTCTTGATCTGAGCAGCGCCGGCACCGCGCCTCAATACGTCCGCCTCGTGCGAAATGGCAATACCATCTCTGCTTATTACGGGAACTCTCCCACCGGTCCATGGACTTTCACGGAGAGGGTCAACGTCGCCATGACCGGCACCGACTACATCGGCCTCGTGGTCGTTTCCAGTATCCAAGGTATTCCCGCTACCGCAGTCTTCTCCAACGTTTCGGTTGCCACGCCACCACCTGCCACTCCGGCACCCCTCGTACCGACTCTCACATTTTCTACAAATCCCACTACTATCACTGCGGGGCAGAACGCCACGCTCACCTGGTCTGCGACAAACGCCACATCTTGCTCTGCAAGCGGCAGCTGGTCGGGTACCAAGGCAACGAGTGGAAACCAGACCGTCACCCCCGCTCAAACTGCTACGTACACACTTGCCTGCACGGGGGCGGGTGGCAATGTGACTAAATCAGTAACCGTGTCTGTGGGCGGCGGGGAAACGGTCACCCAATGGGCACCGCATGTTCTTTCGTTTACCTCTGCACAAACGTTAAGTTGGAGCAGTTTCCCGGTGCAAGCGACATTCACTCACCCGCAAAGCGGTACATCGCTTACGCTGGACGGCTATTGGGATGGAGGCAATACGTGGCGGGTGCGATTTGCACCGACACGGACGGGCACGTGGGAATGGACCACTTCTTCAAACGACATCGGTTTAAACAGTAAATCGGGAACTCTTAATGCGGTGGCGCCGTCTGCAAATGAAATTTCCGGGAATCCAAACTATCGCGGCCATGTGAAGGTCAATGGCCGATATTTCACCTACGCCGACGGGACGCCGTATTTCCTTCTTGGAGACACAAACTGGAATATGGTCAGTTCCAACACGACACCCGGAGACGAGCTTGACCGATGGATAGCGGACAGAAAGGGAAAAGGGTTCACCGCGGTGATGACGCGGTTTATGTCTGACCGAGAGTTTCCGGGTGAAGGAGGGAAACTGCCATTTTACGGCGGTGGCCGGATTGACGTAAACGACGCGTATTTCCGCGACGTGGACGAACGAGTTCTCTATATCTGGGGTCAGGGTCTGGTGGTCATGGGGCATCCCGACTGGATCATGGGCGGCACTGCGCTCACGCTTGATGAAGGCATTAATATTTCACGGTATATGCTTGCGCGATACGGCGCATACAATATCATATGGAGTTTAACGGGAGAATTTCAGTATGCGGCGGAGAACAACAATCATTGGTTCTGGAATAATTACGCGGATACCCGCGCGCTTGGTAACGCGGTGAAAGCGCACAATCCTTATGGTCATCCGGTAAGCATTCATCCGGGAGGGTGCGGGGGAGATAGCGCCTCAACTCTCGGAGGGTGCGGAGGAAGCAGTTCCTATTTCCACAATGAAGGATGGTTGGACCACAATTGGATACAAACGCATTTCACATGGGAGGCGATTCCCGGGACCATGCGGGAGGCATACGATCGTTCACCCGCAAAGCCCGTTATTCAGGCGGAGCCGTGTTATGAGGGGGCGCCGAGCGGCTGGAGCCCTTGGTATGGTAATCGTGGCGCGTGTACCACGTATCTTGCGCGTATGCAGGGGTGGATTTCCATGTTAAGCGGCGCCATTGGATATGTATATGGGGCGCAAGGACTCTATTACGGTGACGATTGGAACGCGCTCTCGCTTCCCGGTTCAACCGCGATCGGACATATGAAAAATTTATTTACTGCACTGCCACAGTGGTGGCTCATGACACCGACCGTTGATTGCGTAAGAATTAACGGTAGCAATCCTGTTTCTACCGACATGTCGCATCCGCGTTGCGCGGGAGTTTCCGGCGTATGGTATGCCGCGTATTTGCCGCAAGACGTAAACGGGACGGTGCAACTCAGAAATATCGTAACCGGCACTTATCGCGCGCGATGGTTTAATCCGAGGAGCGGTGAGTACACGACCATCAATAACTCTCTTTCAGCAAGCGGTTTGTGGACGATCCCTGCTCGTCCCGATAGCAACGATTGGGTGGTGGTTATTGATAAATAATTTTTATGCAGAAACTCCTCCTCACCATACTCACTCTCTTTCGTCTCCCATCCAACAATACTGAGTACTGCTTCTACCGCAAGCTCTTGACCTCCCCTGAACGTGTCTTCATTCCCTACGCAAAGACCACTACATCAAGCCCTCACTACAACCAATGCGCCGCAGGTGTTGGGCAGCGAAGCGGCATCGGCATCAATGATACAATATGGACATGGGCAGACACTCTCTTTAAGTTCTAGTTTTGCAAGTGTCTCATAAGCGCGATAAGGGATATTGAAAAAGGTTGGTATATATGAATAAAGTGCACAACTGGCCGTTATTTCAACAAGCGAGGAGCGCGTGGAAAATTCTGATTTTACACGGCGTCCGAGCACCGTTGAAACAAAGGGTTTATAATGCCCTTTATATAACGGTCAGTTGTGCACAGGGTGTCTTTACAAGAGACAAAAATAAGGTATAATAAAAGTTATTAAAGTCACTTCATCTTTGTAATGATAATTACAGGATACGCGTTATGATAGAAGGATTATCCGCATTGAAAACACGATCTCTAGAAGAACACAATCAAATTGCGGGTTTTGAATATAGCAGTAAAATCAATCGGACAGAGCAAGAGCGCTCTGCCCGATTGATTGCTCAAGGAGGGGATTATAAAGCTATTGACCGCGAATTGGAAAAAAGCAGGTTGTTTGATGAACAAATAAAGCGTGTTAAAGAACAGGCATTTATTGGTTTTTTGACGCCCGAAAACTGGAAAATGCTTACGGCTCTTGAATTATTTGATAAAGGTACCTTCGAGCATTCTGTAGAAACCTATCATATCGCCCGCAACAAAATAGAGAAAGTGCTTGATGGTCAGGTGATTATCGCCAAATTGATAGAGCAGGAAGGGGTTCTACTGGAACAGTTTTATCGCGCGTGCCTCTTTCATGATATCGGGAAAATAGAGATTCCAAATTTCCTTATAAACAACAAACTTACCGATGGAGACTGGATGGATATTCTTTGCCGAATGGTCTGCGAAGAGCATAACGAAGAGTTATCCCGCGCGGTGATCAAGAAAACAGGTCTTTCATTGGGTGCTTTGAGTGACGAACAACATTTGCGGGCGGTATTCGCGGAGAAGCTGCTTCGGGCCGTAAAATTGGTGCCGGTCAAAGAAGCGCTTACCGGTGAAGAAATTGAGGAATTGAAAGCGCGCGGGTTTTCTCCTGACATGTCGCTCTCAAAGATACTTGAGGCGCACGAAGAGGCTTCGGAGCGTATTTTGCGCGAAGCGCAGTTTGATATTGAAGGAAAACTGGTGGGACAGCATCATAACTATAAAGGGAAAAAGATAGATGAAATGGAAGTTCCTGTTGCTACCAGCTCGCTGTGTATCAGCGTGAGCTTAGCCGACGTGATGCATTTGGCAGACGTACAACAGGCGCTTCAACAACACCGGTCATATAAGACAAAGCAATCAAAAATATGTATGCTTGCTACCTTGGCACACCAAGCAGAGTTGGGATATGTCTCTGAGTATATTGCGTATCTGTGGATCAATGATGAGATGAAGGATATTTCTCCCGAAGAGTTGCAAAGTGAGGGCAATCAAGCTGATCTTCTCACAATACACGCGCTCCTTGACCGTTATCATGCGAAGTAAAGAATGTTTTAGTTAGGTTTCATAACGCCTTTTGCACGAAATATCCTCTCACAGAAGAGGATTTTTTGTTGGCGAAGAAGGAAGTTGTAATGGACACTTTGTAAAAGACATCTGGCCCCATACTCTCTACTCAAAACAGAGGTTGACATCGGCGCGTAAAGGACATAATATTCGGACGGAGGAACTCTTAATAAAGGTGATGTAAAAAGAAAGGAGGCGAGTAGTGTCCTTTTGAAAAATACAGAAAAGGGGGCTCAACCAAGATTCTGCTTTTGTAGGATCTTTTTCCCCGGTTGAGCACCCCTTTCTCTATTTTTTCTCTTTTTTGTTTTTGTCCATTATAGAAAGTATGCCGTGGAAAGGTATTTTCGTTACAGCATTCAAATCGATCCCCCATTGGACGTCCGACGTCCAATGGGGGATAAGAACAGGCGTCGCACTTCAGGGTTGAATGTAGCAGGTGCGGTTGACTAATTTTAAATATTATATCGTAAAAAAAATACCCATTTTTCGGCGTTGACAATCTTGGTGCGAGGTATACCATAAATTCTGTCACTCATACATTGGTTTTTACTAAAAAATAACGATCATTTCCGCGGGGAAACGGGATTGATCCAAAAAACTGTGTACTATATTTCCCCGTATCTGGTATTTGGAAAACTGCATACAGTGGGAAAGTAAGCACCCTTACAAAAAAAGAACATCCTTATCGGTTGGTTTATTTGTTTTTGTGTTCTCGTACGAATTTCATACTTTAGCACACCATCCTTGCACTCCTGCACTCTGTTTACATTTTCTATTGTTGTCTGGTTGGATCACGCGCCCGCATCTAAAAGCTATGGTGAATTAAAGCATGGGCTTCGGTAAGAAGTTCAGTGTGGTCGATACAGTATCACTTCTTCCGCACCCTCTCGGGAGCGGAAGAAGTGATACCAATCCTTTATTTATTCATAAAATTATAAATATATGACAAATACAAAAAACATGAAGGGAATTCTTGCCATTGGAGCAATTGCTACAGGCATGTTTCTCGCTCTCGCGGTGGCGACACCTGCTTTTGCTGAGGATCATTTGGAGAGCGACGACACGGTCATCAACGACAACGAAGCTCTCGTTTGTAACGAGGTGGTAGCTGTGGCAAACACCGGCGGCAATGAAGCTTCCGGAAGTTACGGCGGCAACGGCGGTCGTGGCGGCGACATCAGAAACAGTGGTGACGATGTTGACGACAGCACAACTGGCAACGGCGGCAACGGCGGAAGTGGTGATGTTGGCGGTACCATTTACACCGGCAACGCAAACGCAAACGCGCTTGCGCTCAACGATATCAATTCAAACGACACCGAGATTAACCGATGCGGTGAATGCGGAGGTGCTGAAGACGGAGACGTGGTTGTGGTGAATATAAATCGCGCAATGGTACGCAATGGCGTAGGAGCTATGGCGAATACCGGCGAGAATGGCGCTGACGGAAGTTACGGCGGCGAAGGTGGTAATGGCGGCGACATTGACAACAACGGTGATGATGTTGACGACAGCGCAACCGGTGACGGCGGAACAGGCGGTCCTGGCGGTCCGGGCGCGTTGATCCAAACGGGTCATGCAAACGCAAACGCGGGTGTGATCAACGTTGTCAATCGCAACCTGACACGCATTCTGCGCTAGTCTCTCGAAGATCAAGGAGTACTGCTCCTTCCTTCGGGTGAGGCTTGGATGTGCACTATCGAAGCTTTTCCCGAGGGGATATCTCTGAAAAAGGTCGATATCTTATTAGGTTTTAAAAACAAAAAATACCATGAAATATACGACAAAGATTCCTATGGTGTTTATTATCGCGCTCGCGCTTCTCGGCGTACCGGCATACGCGGCAACCGACTACGCAAGTTCCGTGGAAAGTTTCACCCAGGGTCTCCGAAACAACGGCAGTGCCGTTCTTCCTGCACGATCCGATGCCGGGAAGGCACTGGGACCGGAGGATGGAGACTTTGTCTCTCTTGGTTTTGGCGGTGAGCTCGTGCTCAAGTTCCCGACACTTGTCGGCAGTAGCTTGACGGTTACGGTACTTGAAACCACGTTTGCTTCCTATCCGGCGGAGAGAGCGAATGTGTATGTAAGCGAGGACAACGTCAGCTGGACGTTTATTGGAACGGCGGACAACAGTGTGAGTCAACCAAACAACGTCCCGCATCCTTCCGTGTTTGATTTAGGGGATTCCTGCATCCAGTATGTAAAACTCGTTGATGCTACTGACGGGGGATTGCACGATCCTACGGCGGACGCTTTTGATGTTGACGCGGCAAGCGCTGACTACACCGATGCGTGTGAACGTCGCGCTCATGGCGACGACACGGTCATCAATGACAACGAAGCTTATGTTGGCAATGTGGTAATGGCTGGCGCAAACACCGGTGGCAACGAAGCTGGCGGAAGTTACGGCGGCAACGGCGGACGAGGCGGCGACATCAGAAACAGCGGTGACNNNNNNNNNNNNNNNNNNNNNNNNNNNNNNNNNNNNNNNNNNNNNNNNNNNNNNNNNNNNNNNNNNNNNNNNNNNNNNNNNNNNNNNNNNNNNNNNNNNNTTGTAGCTATGGCGAACACCGGCGACAACTCTGCTGATGGAAGTTCCGGCGGCGAGGGAGGCAATGGCGGTGACATTGACAACAACGGTGACGATGTTGACGACAGTACAACCGGTTCCGGCGGAACAGGCGGTCAGGGAGGTCCTGGCGCGTTGATCCAAACGGGTCATGCAAACGCAAACGCAGGTGTGATCAACGTTATCAATCGCAACCTGACACGCATTCTGCGCTAACAAATACATAGGACGGTCCTGTGTGTTTAAAGAAGGTGTGGGAAAGGGCTCTTTCAAGAGTGTTTTCCCGCCTTCTACTAAGGTCTTGATTAAATTGCACTTGTGTTGTATAAGGAGCTCATTGAGATCTTAGAGAGGGAACTATGAACAAGGCACATAAAAAAGTGAACATAGTGTGCGGCGCGCTCGGGGTGCTCCTTCTCATGCCCATGTTCTCTGTTACGGCGGCTACGAACTCGATTACCAACACGGTTTCCAGTTCTGCTGGAAGCGGGGGCAACAGCGCAGAGGGGGGTGAAGTAGTGGAAGGAACAACGTCGGCTAACGTGTTCATTAAAACGGTCGTAGACGGTAAGGTCATGGAGTTCATCAACGAACACACCGATAACGCCGGGGAAGGAAAAGAGTTTAATACATTTTACAAAGACGAGACGGTGGAAGTAACCACAAAAGGGGAAGCCGGAGCAAATAATCCTAATCTTGAACCGGGAGGGGGTGCGCTCACGGGGGAAATAATTAACAATACGGAAGAGAATACACCGAATGAAGTAGTGGATGAATCGGTCGGAATATTCACGGAAACAAAATTTTCCTTCATCAAGTTTTTCTCACAAATGATGGCTTATGTATTCAATATATTCACAAAATAAAGTAACCAAATTGACGATGCGATTCGTCGGCTTCTTGGTGCTTATCCCTCTCTCGTTCGGCAGTTTGACCGGTGTCGCGTTCGCAGAAACTTTAGGAGACGACACTGCATCTTCCACACCTGCGTCACTGAACACAGAGGGTAGCGCTGGCGACAGCGGTACTCCGGCCGAAGAAGGCGCGTTTATTAAAACAGGCGACGCGGGTGCGGGAGCAAACGTAGGAAATACTGCAAATACGAACATAACTGATACAACGGGAAACGCCTCATCCACGCCGGAGATGACAGAAGGCGACA comes from the Patescibacteria group bacterium genome and includes:
- a CDS encoding DUF4038 domain-containing protein — translated: MSSRFFLASLILSAFFSPAFVGAATVSDIELRIASLLSQLQILQGELQNLKSGEAALSATYVSSSSSITPFTTTLGKGSEGSDVTKLQQYLAKDPALYPEGTISGYFGSLTEAAVKRFQQKHNIVSSGTPTTTGYGVLGPKTRTALNALLATPTPASTDASQGGPTSTPLYTPNTPNRSPNLSVTGDRIVFLPNSASLSGIATDDGKPASTLAYFWKKASGPGTVTFSSLTTKDTAASFSAPGDYQITLTVSDGDLFATYTIAVSVKAAALTPIPVTPPATTTSDALTSPWTLTDIGNPAPLGNISYTNNIFTLKAGGVDIWNTADQFSFISQPVTGDKEIIARVNSLTNTDPWAKAGVMIRDSLSAGSPHAMMIVTPTSGLAFQRRVTQGGISSSLDLSSAGTAPQYVRLVRNGNTISAYYGNSPTGPWTFTERVNVAMTGTDYIGLVVVSSIQGIPATAVFSNVSVATPPPATPAPLVPTLTFSTNPTTITAGQNATLTWSATNATSCSASGSWSGTKATSGNQTVTPAQTATYTLACTGAGGNVTKSVTVSVGGGETVTQWAPHVLSFTSAQTLSWSSFPVQATFTHPQSGTSLTLDGYWDGGNTWRVRFAPTRTGTWEWTTSSNDIGLNSKSGTLNAVAPSANEISGNPNYRGHVKVNGRYFTYADGTPYFLLGDTNWNMVSSNTTPGDELDRWIADRKGKGFTAVMTRFMSDREFPGEGGKLPFYGGGRIDVNDAYFRDVDERVLYIWGQGLVVMGHPDWIMGGTALTLDEGINISRYMLARYGAYNIIWSLTGEFQYAAENNNHWFWNNYADTRALGNAVKAHNPYGHPVSIHPGGCGGDSASTLGGCGGSSSYFHNEGWLDHNWIQTHFTWEAIPGTMREAYDRSPAKPVIQAEPCYEGAPSGWSPWYGNRGACTTYLARMQGWISMLSGAIGYVYGAQGLYYGDDWNALSLPGSTAIGHMKNLFTALPQWWLMTPTVDCVRINGSNPVSTDMSHPRCAGVSGVWYAAYLPQDVNGTVQLRNIVTGTYRARWFNPRSGEYTTINNSLSASGLWTIPARPDSNDWVVVIDK
- a CDS encoding HD domain-containing protein, with the translated sequence MIEGLSALKTRSLEEHNQIAGFEYSSKINRTEQERSARLIAQGGDYKAIDRELEKSRLFDEQIKRVKEQAFIGFLTPENWKMLTALELFDKGTFEHSVETYHIARNKIEKVLDGQVIIAKLIEQEGVLLEQFYRACLFHDIGKIEIPNFLINNKLTDGDWMDILCRMVCEEHNEELSRAVIKKTGLSLGALSDEQHLRAVFAEKLLRAVKLVPVKEALTGEEIEELKARGFSPDMSLSKILEAHEEASERILREAQFDIEGKLVGQHHNYKGKKIDEMEVPVATSSLCISVSLADVMHLADVQQALQQHRSYKTKQSKICMLATLAHQAELGYVSEYIAYLWINDEMKDISPEELQSEGNQADLLTIHALLDRYHAK
- a CDS encoding SET domain-containing protein, which translates into the protein MLLVRTKIGKSKIHGTGLFADEDIPKGLVIWRYFPNLDIALSIKEVLKLPVVAQNYIYKHAWLSKKLNKYILSFDNDRFANHSEEYNVGEKPTDAEDEPSAIALRSISKGEEITFNYQDIDSDHKRKLLSGEKDSKEAKILKASAVLR
- a CDS encoding HAD family phosphatase produces the protein MKKVAIFDVDGTIFRSSLLIEVVDVLIEEGLFPPEARKRYDDEYKRWLDRKGDYQDYIGMVVGTFIEYLKGVHYADFMHAAEIVLHRHQDRVYRYTRDLVKELKRKNYYLLAISQSPKSILEGFCKALGFDKVYGRLYEIGAESRFTGNIIDEHLIANKANIVRRAVEKEGLSLEGSIGVGDTEGDIPFLELVETPICFNPNSELYRYARINGWKVVVERKDVIYEL